TTAGGAAAATTCTCATTGGACATTGAAGCATAAGTGCTTCCATAGCTCATTGAGGCAGAAAAAGCCATGGCAAACAATGCGCCCTTGGGGACTCTTTTGGGTAAGAAAGTCTCCCTATGATTTCTTTTCATCATAGAATTGTAAGTTAAATGGTTAATTGTGTTTATTATAGGTAGGGCAGTAAAAGAAGACCGATCCTGTAACGCTCATTCACGGTCTTTCATTACTGCCTTTAAATTTTCGTAAGTTTCATGATAAAGCCACCACCCGAGGCCAGATGTGCTTTAACAATGTTACTTTCGCTCATATTAAGTTTATTTTTTTCGCGCTTATAATCTTCAGCGACTTTATCAACGTTGATACCGTCTTTAAATAGTTCGATTTCATAGTTTCCTTTCCCCATAAAACTAAGATCAAACGTGATATCTTTCGGATTCCAGCCTGTCAAAGCTGCCACATACCAGGTATCACCTTTCCGCCGAGCAATCGCGATATGTTCGCCGACCTTGGAATCCAGCGGAACGGTTTCATCCCAGACCGTCGGAATCCCAGCAATAAATGTTGTACATTCCGGTTCCTTGATGTAATTGGAAGGTGCATCGCAGAGCATATTCAAAGGAGATTCGAAAACGACATACTCAGCTAATTGCCGGCAGCGTGTACCCTGGCTCATCGGCTGGGTATATACAGTTCGGAAATTCTCCTTACTCGCATTCCGCATAGCCCCTTGCGTATAATCTACTGGCCCTGCTACCATCCGGATAAAAGGCATAGTCACATCATAGGTCACCTGATCTACCTCAGGCTTTGCCCATTTCATTTCCTCCAGACCATGTACTCCCTCAAAATTGATTGTGTTTGGGAAGGTACGCTGAAGTCCTGTAGGTTTTGATGTTCCATGCAGGTCAATAAGCAAGCGATGTTTTGCACCTGCCTCTGCTGCCCGATAGTTAAAATATATCATCTGCTGATCGTCACGGTCCATAAAATCAATCTTAAAGCCTTTGACTCCCATTGCAGCGTAATGTTTACAAATAGCATCCATATCCTTGTCAAAAGCTTTGTATCCGGCCCAAAGCACAATACCAACATTGCGTTGTTCCGCGTAGCTGATCAGTTCCTTTAGGTTAATCTCGGGAACAACCTGAAAAAGGTCAGCCTTTCCTTCAACGGACCAACCTTCGTCCAAAATCACATATTCTATTTTATTTTTGGATGCGAAATCAATGTAATATTTATAGGTCTCGTTGTTTACGCCACTATTGAAGTCTACATCATAGACATTCCAATTGTTCCACCAATCCCAAGCGACTTTACCAGGCTTGATCCAGCTAAAGTCAGTGAACTTTGCCGGAGTCGCCAGTTTATAAACCATATCATTATCCAGAAGATCCTGATCTTTAGCGCTCACGATAGCAACACGCCAAGGGAAGTCACGCGGACCATTACTCTTTGCAATATATTTTTCACGGCTTTTGACAACTCCTTTTAGCCCTTTCACCTCTGTCGCAATTTCTTTGGGATATGCCGCAAATAAACCCGAAAGTACATTCGCTTCATTACCCTTTGTCAGATACATCCCGGGATAGTCTATGAGATCAGCCTCTGTGATACAGATTTTTTTACCATTATCTTTTTCCAAAAGAAGAGGGAGCATACCGGGTTTTCCGTCGTTCCAGTTCGCTACTTTAATGTGACTATAAGTATTCTGAAATGAGCTATAAAATGGATCCTCCACACCGCTGTTCAAACGTGCTTTTGGACTTGCAATAAAAGCGCTGGCATTAGTTCCAGCGTTAAATGCAACTTCTTCTGAAACAACGACAAATGGTTTTTTCTCTTTCGAGACAAAACGATAGGCAACACCATCATCATAAGCCCTGAAAACAACACTATAGTTATCCTTAAAGTCAAGAGTAAGCTCATTATACTCATCCTTGATTTCTCTTTTTCGATAGATCGGGGGATGTATTAGATCCTTGTGTGCTAAACGACTGGCCTTTTTTAATTTCGCATTCTGGCCCCAAATACGACCGTTACCCAGATCCAATGATATTGGTGAAGGCTCAAGCATACGCTCACCTCCACTACTCAATGCCCAAGTGAGCTTAGTACCGAGATTCACCTCTATGCTATTTGTTCCTGAAGGACTATTAAGTTCGAATTTTTCTTGTGCAAAAGACATTACAGCTGACAGGGATAAAGCTCCCAGCACCACTACTCGCGAGCCGGTCTTTTTAATTACGTTGATCATGTATAAACGGTAAAATATTTGGTTACTAACTGTAAGCAAATGTAGCAGAGCAAGCTTTTTAGAGTTAAAAAAATAGTACAAAAAAAAGGTAAAATCGTACATAAAATGGGTAAAACACATTTTTCAATGGTATTCCTATAATATTATCCAAATACGGCAACAGTCTAAAAAATCTCATACGAAAAAAGGAGCTCCCTTTATTCAGGTTGCTCCTTCCAGATCATACAAAAAGCATAATATTGTCAATCTCCTAACAGGGTATTTGAATAAATTATCTGTTCTAAGATATCTACTTAACTATTTTAAAAGATCAATTGCGTTCTTGATACTTTGCGTCTAATAACAATTGAAAAGCCCCTGTAACTATTTCTACAGGGACTTCTTTATAAAACAACAGTAAGTTAAAAAAGCACCACCTATACTTTTTACTCAACATAACCGGGGTTTTGCACTAATAATGGATTTTTTCTTATTTCATCACGAGATAAGGGAATAAAATAAAGCTGATTTTTCCAAATACGATTTTCCTTTGTATTAAACTCCTGTGGCGTATAATTGTAATCATATATGGACTCATCATGTTTATAGGTATTCGCTAACGACTTTCCTGGCTTGAACGTCGCGTCAACCTTAACAATAGTAACTTTCCGCCCTAGGGTTTCATCAGCAATAAGCCATCTTCGTGCATCAAAAAAACGTTGTTGTTCATAAGCCATTTCTATACGACGTTCATGACGATATATCTTACGCAAGGTATTTTGATCTGTCGCCGTAATCGCAGGCATCCCCGCTCTAAATCTAATCTTGTTCAACCAGGTCTTAGCAATTTCTGTCTCACCAAGTTCTATGCTGGCCTCTACATAATTAAATACTAATTCTGTATATCTAAAATAAGGCCAAGGTACATATTGTCTCGCCTGTGCATCGATAATATCAGGATCAGGATCTATAAATTTTCCAATATAATACCCTGTCCATGTGCCATTATGCGATTCCCTTGGTGCTTGCTTAGTATCAAGACCGGAAAACTTAGTTAAATTACCACCTACTAGTAGATCATAGGTTCCGGTCTGGATCTGATTTGCTGGATCTGCAGCGTTATTTCTCGGTTTCCAATCTGCCCCATCGTATAAGATAGAAGCATAAAATCGTGGGTCTCTATTTTTATAGGGTGCTGTCTTATGAACGGGATTATTCCAGTCAAATTTAGTACCGTCGCTCATTTCATAATCATCCACTAGCAGCCCCAAAGGTTGATTCCCACCCCAGCTACTATATCCATTTGGTCCATTGTCTCTCGCATGCGATGAGCTCTGTTCCGTTATAAAATAACGTGCAAAAATAACATCAGCTGCCGCTGTCACATCAATACCCGCAGCTTTGCTTCCCCCCCCCATGGCGATACTTTTATAATTTGTAATCCCCTGATTAACAGAAACAGGTTCCGTAAGGTTTAACTTATATCCTGCTCCAGCATCCATGGCTGCCTTAGCGGCAGCTTGCGCCAAACGATATCGTTCTTGCTGTGATCCAGAGGTGTAAGCTAATAATGGTAGCTTATCAGCAATATCGCCCAAATCGCTGACTTTCGTAGTCAATTTTTTACTATCGTGTAAATCACTTGCTGCATAAATGAGTGTTCTTGACTTAAGCGCCAAAATAGCAAGAGCATTCACGCGTCCCTTCTCGAGTTTTACGCCACCTAACCGTTTATAAGATTCATCACAATCTTGTATAATCTGGTTCACACAGGCTTCATAAGTAGCACGTTCCTTTTTATACACAGTAGGATCTTCGGAATACTCGTAGCTGTTGATGATCAGTGGAACACCACCGTAATATCTCAATAATTGGTGGTAACAGTAGGCACGGATAAAATAAGCCTGCGCCAATAATTTATCTTTTGCAGGTTGATCTTTGATTCCATTTTTGGTATCATCGGTCAATTTTTCTACCGCTATATTACTGAACCTGATATAAGTATACATGCGTTCCCACCACCTGGATGTACCACTCCAACCTTGATTGGCTCCATTTATCGCACCTGTATTTAACAGAAGAAATGCATCTGTATGATTCCATAATGACTCATCTGTCGCGGAAGCTTGCATCTGTTCAGTAAAGCCAGAATTTGTCGCATCAAAAGCATTGTAGATGTCACTGATGAACTTTTCTGCCAGTACTGGATCC
The window above is part of the Sphingobacterium sp. ML3W genome. Proteins encoded here:
- a CDS encoding glycoside hydrolase family 97 protein — encoded protein: MINVIKKTGSRVVVLGALSLSAVMSFAQEKFELNSPSGTNSIEVNLGTKLTWALSSGGERMLEPSPISLDLGNGRIWGQNAKLKKASRLAHKDLIHPPIYRKREIKDEYNELTLDFKDNYSVVFRAYDDGVAYRFVSKEKKPFVVVSEEVAFNAGTNASAFIASPKARLNSGVEDPFYSSFQNTYSHIKVANWNDGKPGMLPLLLEKDNGKKICITEADLIDYPGMYLTKGNEANVLSGLFAAYPKEIATEVKGLKGVVKSREKYIAKSNGPRDFPWRVAIVSAKDQDLLDNDMVYKLATPAKFTDFSWIKPGKVAWDWWNNWNVYDVDFNSGVNNETYKYYIDFASKNKIEYVILDEGWSVEGKADLFQVVPEINLKELISYAEQRNVGIVLWAGYKAFDKDMDAICKHYAAMGVKGFKIDFMDRDDQQMIYFNYRAAEAGAKHRLLIDLHGTSKPTGLQRTFPNTINFEGVHGLEEMKWAKPEVDQVTYDVTMPFIRMVAGPVDYTQGAMRNASKENFRTVYTQPMSQGTRCRQLAEYVVFESPLNMLCDAPSNYIKEPECTTFIAGIPTVWDETVPLDSKVGEHIAIARRKGDTWYVAALTGWNPKDITFDLSFMGKGNYEIELFKDGINVDKVAEDYKREKNKLNMSESNIVKAHLASGGGFIMKLTKI
- a CDS encoding RagB/SusD family nutrient uptake outer membrane protein; protein product: MRRIIKVKISYILSVMLLCTTGCSTDFLNITPRNAFSDETIWQDPVLAEKFISDIYNAFDATNSGFTEQMQASATDESLWNHTDAFLLLNTGAINGANQGWSGTSRWWERMYTYIRFSNIAVEKLTDDTKNGIKDQPAKDKLLAQAYFIRAYCYHQLLRYYGGVPLIINSYEYSEDPTVYKKERATYEACVNQIIQDCDESYKRLGGVKLEKGRVNALAILALKSRTLIYAASDLHDSKKLTTKVSDLGDIADKLPLLAYTSGSQQERYRLAQAAAKAAMDAGAGYKLNLTEPVSVNQGITNYKSIAMGGGSKAAGIDVTAAADVIFARYFITEQSSSHARDNGPNGYSSWGGNQPLGLLVDDYEMSDGTKFDWNNPVHKTAPYKNRDPRFYASILYDGADWKPRNNAADPANQIQTGTYDLLVGGNLTKFSGLDTKQAPRESHNGTWTGYYIGKFIDPDPDIIDAQARQYVPWPYFRYTELVFNYVEASIELGETEIAKTWLNKIRFRAGMPAITATDQNTLRKIYRHERRIEMAYEQQRFFDARRWLIADETLGRKVTIVKVDATFKPGKSLANTYKHDESIYDYNYTPQEFNTKENRIWKNQLYFIPLSRDEIRKNPLLVQNPGYVE